aaataaaaaaataaatacagggCATTCTGTACAATTCTTTGTGtcagtgtaaatgtgtgtacTCCCTCACAAGGATTCTATCAGTTCCCTGGTGTAGGCTATCAGAGTTTTGCCCCTGGAGCTCGGCCTTTCTGCTGACGCCTGTGAGTCCTCCGTCTCTATAGCAGCTGTCCTCTCAGGAGGCCTTATGTAGACCTGCTCTGCCAAAACAGAGTGTGTAGGAATCTCTTCTTTCCCGATGATGAACCTgtgacaggacacacacaccacatctGTGAGCTTTACGGAAACACCATCAGTCAATCTAAATAAAGGCATCACAGGGAACAGGGACAACTTACTTTAATGCGGAGAATGCAAAGCCTTTGAGACCATCTTTACTCCTGCAGCATTAAACACAAAGTTAAACTCAAACTCTAAACATTCAGTCTCAATCAAGTGATCAATGTTTCAAATTCTGCTGTAAGAAGCTGACCTGAAGAAGAACATGAAGAGTGATGCAGTTGTGCAGAACAAGAGCACCTATTGGgaagcagacacagaaagagggCATCAGGACAACAGATGACACATAAGTATCTGGCCATGGGACTCCAGACACTGGAGCTATGTTCAACATTTGCTATTGGTTTAAAACGCCTACAGATATGATGATATACATTTAATCATCAATTGACACAACTTCTATCAAGTTTATTAATAAACATCTGGCATGCCTAAAGACCTCGAAATTCTAGTGCAATATTGCACAGgaattgagcaaaaaaaaataaataactgaaaataaccCCAGATCCAGGCCTCTTCATACTGAGCTTGCCATCTAAAACACTGTCCCTGAGAAAATCTGGCTTCAACTATGTGACTAGCAAGCAGTGGCGTTGCAAAACTTGTACTGTCTTACCCATAGAAAGACTAACAGCACAAGTCGATCACTTTTCATCACGTATCTGCCTTTTTTGATATGgatggtgcattttttgtttgtttgttttcccctttattttccctatttttattatagtctattattattttattgtattatttaaattaGAGATGTCTTTGAGAATGCGGAGAgcactatgttgttttttaaatcaataaaatcaatttatttaaatcaatcaatttaaataaacatctgACAACTCACTCTGAGGGAACTAGGGATATCCCGATCAGATCACAAACATCAGATCAGGAGCTCATCAAGCCATTTTTGACTGATTGGGATCAGGAATATTTAAAGAGCATCCGgtcctttgttttatttcagctgttGCACTTTTACTTAATGCAGAGCAACTCTGAGCGCAGCCTTCATAACTTCTGCTCCACaaagctctctgtctcttctctctgctgAACTAGCGGGAACCCGCCTAGCAGGAAACACCATGCgccataaataaaaacacagaatgaaacTGTTTATTCATGTTATTGACCTAAGTTATGAGCACTTGTTTAATTTCAACTCAGTGTGAGAGTCTAGTGTTTTGCTTTCGCCTGTAACACATAGTCATTTTCCACCCTGCTCATAGAGAGCAGAGGAGACCAATGCACAGGTCACTACAGCCACACTCGCCACtccaaagtgaaacaaaagccCCGCgagcaaaaagccaacatggtTTATTTATCGAGGAATTGTAATCTGCCCAATAGATGTgcagatgatgaaaataaacactcaacAGAGTAGAGATCATTCATGTAACTGAATAGTTACTACAAAAACTGGAATCTTAAAGGGACAAAAAGACATTCCCTCAGGACAGCCAGGAGGCCAACAAGATTAAAGGAagggtttgtcattttatacttttttttggtaaaataaataaataactatgaTAGGttagtagattaaaaaaaaacaccaacgaACAGCTTGGATgcaggtatttttaaaaagtaacctAAAAGAAACCAActtaaagtgtgcactgtgcagctgtattatctaaGAATACAAATATCAGATCGAGACTCTGTATTGCCAGATACTCAGCATTAAATGACTCAAATCAGGGGCAAAATAACGTGATGGGGACATCTCTAGCATTAACCCTGATAACAAATCAGGTAAAACTAGAATTTTGCTTGTTCTTCATCGTCACACAAATACTTGAAACAGTTGTCATCTTGTTGTTTAAGTGATACAAcacatcttctttgtagcttccatgtttaCATTATGACTTAAAAGCCCATGAACACACCGTAGTTGGAAAAACAATTTCACAACTCAGGGAATGGGACTATCCAAGAAGCACGTGaatgtatgttatatttattgagcCCTGGAGGCCCCATTCTTTAGCTTCCTTTACTGTCAGCTCATCCAAACCTCCTTTTCATCTTACCTCACCGTGTTTGATGGGTTTGATGATGCCTCGTGTCACTGCCATGCGGAACAAAGTCTCAGTGGCCTGACAACAAGAATACATGTCACATTTACATTGTGAGGCAAAAGCAGACATTAATCTCAATGTATAACAGATAAAGTTTGAATGGACAGGGGAGCTCTTACAAGATTTGTCATGTATATTGTCAGCAGCCCTCTCCTGATGGGGGGTAGAAAGGGAGACACATAGATGCTCAATAAACACAGAATCAATATTCACAAGGCCAAGTCTGATTATTGAGATGTCTCCGACAACTTAAGTCCCAAAAACTAAGTgtaatttttgtgcagtggtgtCCAATTaattcaaaacaggaaaagactttcagagagacaaaaaacttagaaaaatcttgacaaaaacacacaggaaactCACCTGCTCTTGCGCTCCAGCAGGATGGCCATATAGGACGCAGGCAGTGCCGAGCCGAACCCGGCAGACCAGGAGTAGAACCCTCCAAGCAGTTTCCTAAAGTTAGAAATATACAGagatttttctctgtcttttttctttgtttcaacTGGAATATGAGTCAATCACACCGACTATTTTTCCTGAAGGAAGCTATGTTTTGGTTGGAtctttcttgtcctttttgtttttaatccaaaaaggaaaatgtgatCTAAATGGCATTTTGTCAATTTCTTGTATGACTTtggttaaaatgtaataatttaacaATATGTGCAGCACTTTGAGCTTAAATGTAACCTGTGGAGTTCAGGAATATGCACAAGGTAAAGTGTTGCGACTGAAACTTGCACAGTTGTGATGCTATAGCATTGAAAAAAACTCTCCaaagacagatagacagacatataaacacctGAAAAAGTTCTCAAAGCTGCCTATGCCATGGTTTCAGCTCCCACAGGATTCTCTAAGACTACAATATGCCATGATGACAAAGGCTATCCCAAATACCATTTTCTGGGCTCCAGAGCTTCTGCATTAATTAACAGCGAATAATCAACCCCAGAACACCGTCAGAAGAGGGAGAGCCCGGTATGCCTCTGACAGCTTGACAGCGATTGTGACTACTCTATAGTTTGCAAAGTTAAAAAGTTCCAACAGTAACTCGATACAATTATCTGTATCCAGTGATCTGTTATGGTCTGTTAAATTTGCTTGTGCATTTGCAATCATAAGTGTCCTCACTACTAAAATTTGGCTGCTTTGTGCTGAAGGAAAGGACTCAACTCAGGGTGAGTTGTGACCTTTCTATGcactttttgtgacattacacAACTTGTAACAATTTGTATTATCATGGACATGTTTTATAGACCTACAAACTACTCATAATAACCTGACAAAGCCCTACGAATCAGAAGCAGACTTTACTAACTCCAACTAATCTAAGATTTAAGATGTTTGTGCTTTAGTcactaacaacaaaataataatataacataagTCCTCTGCAAAAACCTTAAGGCAAAGAAACCTAATATGCACATTCCCATTTTGAAAACCTTAAACCTACCcaaataatgattaatcaaATAGCTGAATATTCAGGTCCAACTCGAATATGACTCACACGCACAGACTCACAAGGTGAACACAACACAAGCCCTTGCGACATTGTCGCAGCTGATAAATATGATcacttttgcttgttttgtgcaaCAGCAAAACCTGAGTTCCCTCCATCTGTTGATCAATAAAGGCTTATCTTATCTCATTATTACAAGACAACTCAAAAGGGCACATTTAAGCAACTCTGAAAACTGGGGAAACAACAGACTTAGCATACACAGCACACACTAACAAGAACTAACATTACATTGACCCCTAAATGCATCAGTGTAGCATTTGATACCATTGCATCTCTTGCATCTTTATTTCAACTGAGCTTTGTAATTGACAGCACTTGTATATGTGTGACATTGATTGAGCCCACTAACCTGAgaatgcaaaagaaaacaatgtagAGACCTCCATTGGCAGTGAGGAAAGAGGTAGACCACAGGATCTCTGGGAGAAGTCTTTTTAGATAGTAATCCTTCTTCCTTCTCCTTAGAACTGCTGCTATCTGCGAAACATACAGTTCAGTGGCAGTCATAAGTGTAGATGTTCATGTATGGTTGCCTAAGCGTGCCATGACAGTttagtaaacttaacaattgtGCACTTGAATAAAACTTCCACGTTTGAACGGATAATGGTCTGATAAGCAAAGTATGCGTACAAGGCACCAAAAACTGGCCAAACGAGTTGATTCTGGAATTTGTCGGACAGCATTAGCCTATCCTATGAggtaattttcacttgactaaCATTTATGATGATTAGCAGAGATAATCGTGAGAGAATCATGATGTGATTTTAAGGGGCAATGTAGCGCCTGCATtgattttagcctttatttagAGTTAATAGACGTGCAAGAACCTGGACTTAGTCACCGAAAGTAAGCTAGCGACGTGTCAAGTTAATCTTAAAGACTTTATCTCAGAACTAGTTAGCCTTACTTGGTTAGCTAGCTAACTTTAGCTTCAGAGTCTACAAGTCCACACATTGTAGGTCAAACAGTACAACTCACCAGGTACAGAGGGGCGTATATTTTAAAGGAGACCTCCAGAGCCCCCCTGGCTACATCCACAGCAGACTGCACACACGAAGGGTCCCACGTATGACCGATTTCGTAGCAGCTGTGCGGTATTTTACTGAAAGCCGCCATATCTGAACCATACAGTGTACGGTCTGTGCACTGACAGCCAGCAGCGGGTACGCGCTGACGTGCGCGTTCACTGTGAGGGGAGCGAGGCCACGCAAAAGAGATGTGAACGTGCACAGCGCTGTCGGCACTGGAACTCAAATATTATATATCATGAGTCAATGGTTTATTGAAGATCATCGAGTTATAATCCGTATCCACTGCTTAACAGTGAGCCCCTcgtaaaatacaaatattttctttattggtTCTCTGTGAATAAATACTGATTTAGCCCTTTagaacctgagcaaactggtttgatttctttcagaaacatgaaacTGAAACAGGACATTGATtcgaaataaaaatacaagaaaattaactgaaatgacaaaaaatgacgtgtaaaaaaagctgaattataataaatatgataaatataaatattttttaaaagtaacctAATTGTAATAGAGTTATAATtatattggggttttttgcacaaatgaccttgtcttttttttttctcaagttatTTGATacttttctaatgattttctctcttgtcaccttttgctatttttttttaatttgtcagacATTTAAtgtcaagttgctgattgcctttttcccatgttttggaaagaaaccaGTTTACTAACGTTTCAAAAATTTGTGAAAGTCaactgaacacagcacaagaaaactgatattgatgcaggttttaaagggtaagaTATTCATTTGTTACTGACCTAATCATCAGTAGCCTATCATATATCCTAAAATGGGGACAAATGAAAAGGACAACTGGtaaatttataatttaaattcaTGGCAACAAATTCATGAATGAATGTAGAATGGCCTTACAGCTTAGTGTAACCATGAATTAAATGATCACTAATCATTActtaaattaattcaaaaacattgaTCTGGAAACAAGATTCAGCCTTAAAAGTGCTTTTCAGTACTAGTTTACTACATGAGCTACACGTGGGTTGTTCTTGGGCTAACTAGGTACCAATTGCCTATCGGCCCAAAATGGGCATGTTATCTGGGACCCACCTGGGTAAACCCATCAATGTCGGCCATTGGTAAAGGGGGGCATTATGAAACCCATGTACAGTCCCATAGAGGgcccatttactacccacatgggccccacatacaaatgtgcGAAAAGATGTTAGAGGTTCTTTACCGCAATGCTACAGACATCACAGGTTCAATTCCCCACCTGCTCACTGTGAATAGAGCTTTAGCTAAACAGGCTATGTAAATCTGCCTAAATCTTCAACTAAATGCCTAAATCTGGAATCAGATTAGGCCACCCTTAATCTGACACAAGATGTTAACCATTGCTGTACAAAAAAAGTGACGCTGTTGGTACTCAAGTGGAGGCTTGTGACATTAGGATGGTTTTCTCATTTATTGCTGTGTGTAGAGTGTAGCGTAgtgtcttttgtctcttttgtttgactgcaatataaaataaaagcgATAAACATTACAGAGCCACAAACAATCTTGAAAATGGCATGGGGATCTAAATGTTTAGATTCAGCTGGGGTGCTAATCATTACTCTAATTAAATTTCTAGAATATAGAAATTAGCCAGCAGGCATCAAATTGAATTTCCAGAGGTTTCCATCCCACAGAAAAGGGCTGTGCTGGGGCCTGACTGAGAGTAAATTACTGGTGATTTTGTGGAACAATGTGCTCTTTTGATGGACTCGATTGTAAGGGGCAGTGGGGTCAAATTTTGCTGCAagacaacaataaaagaaaaaagtaaacataactgACTCCTGAGAAAGACTTGACCCTGGTGACCTATGAGcatataacagaaaataaaaatgaaagaccACAGGACACTTTTTCTGACGTTTTTACACTACATCACTGCTGTGTTTGCGGTGCAAATCGTACTCAGAGATTCGTAGGGATTGTCAGAAATAGAAGGCTCAGGGATCATACTTAACTAACTGAATGAGGGGAGTGAccagaaagaaaagcagagtgACTAGAATATGTTTGTATATTATCAGTATTTCCTGTATTTACTCTGCAGAGGCTGCCATCAGACAGGCCCACCCTGATCTGTGGTACAGCTGTACTACTCAGTATTGGTCAGCAGGTGTCAGCCTCCTTTCTTTAATGTAAAGTGACACAAAGATTTTGGATTGAAATATGCAGGGATGTAGCTGCTAACTACTCATTATCAGGATAAACTGACTCAGGTATTACAGTCAAAGAAGAATACCACTCATAAAAGGTGTGTTAACTACTAGTAACTTTATTAATGGTTGATAAATCATTTCATAATGCTAATAGATCAGGTATAAGTCATAAGAACTCTGGCAGCTACTTTATCCTCCAGTAGGACACTTGAACTCTGCCAAAAACTAAAGAATGTGgaccaaaataaatgtatcaacTTAACTTGTTGTCATGAAACCTACAAGTTATTCCTGATTCATGGATAATAAACTATTATTAATTCATTGACTCCAAATAGAGAAGACAGGACAGAGggattttttcacaaaattgtTCTCATAAATGGCCTATAACTGATCAAAAAtccatttgaaaataatttagggactgttaaTCACTTATGAGAGGAGATGGAGTGGTGCAAGCGGGAGAgatacttaatttttttaatatctatattcaaatttaaatggttgtattttgtatttattttacataacatCAGAACCCTAAACCCTGCAagtgggtttggaaggcatgttgtttgaaaaaaaaaactctaaaatcaCATAATTATTCATAAcaagaaactgtgaaatgtggTTATTTGTGGAGGAAGGAGGGCATGCATTTTGCCCCCTTCATTCagagaggctcaaggaaaaatatttgtatctCCGGGGACATGAcatgacaaacaaaaagacaaaatcaaagtCACACCCCACCCTCTTGGTCTGATAAAGACAGAACAGTTCCTTATTACCCACCAATAAAGCCACAGAAATTTATTTAGGGTGTCTTATCGAAAAGTGGTGCCACAACGTTGATTTGTGAATTAAAACAAAGCAACCTGAGTTTTAAAAGTCACAGACACCAGCTGGCTGTCCTGTTCATTCATCACTCTATGCTAAGGTCACAGCCAATTCAGACGTCCCATGGTGCGTGAGTGTGCATTTTACCATAAGTGGATCAATTATCTTAATTTCCCAGAAGGCGATTTCAATAACATTTTACAATAATTAACGCGAGAACACCGAGTGGTTATTATCCGTGTACTCTGATACCTCCGCAGGAGGCGGTAACACTgcggtctctctctctggctgaaTAAGTCAACTGTTTTCCTTTGCAGAGTTTCATAAGTGCCGCAGCCCCAACTGCAGACTGTTGATACGCACTCGCATGGGAGGATCTACGGAGGTTTCCACTTGTTCCTCTTGAACCAAAACCCGCTAAATACGCAGCCCGGCATCTCACGGAGCGATCAGCAGAACATGGCACGGACTTTGAGGCTGTTTGCGagttgtttgttgttctttctctcctccGGTGCGGAAGCGAAGCGCGGCAGGGAGAGAGTTTACTATGTGGGGATCATTGAGGATTCGTGGGATTACGCACCAAGTGGAAAAAACCTGCTTAACGGTCAAGACGTCGCAAATGACGAGTGAGTTGTGATAGTCAAGTATACAGATGGTGATGGCAATCATATTAATGTGATTACATATCAGTGAAGTTCACACATGGGGTGCTGAGATTACTAACATGTAAACTTTTTATAAGAAACAGTGTGGAACAAAAACTCAAGTTCCTCAATCTAAATACAGATATAACGaaacaaaaagttgcacagTCCGTCATCTTGGCAGGGTGTGACAGATGGTGTCTAGACCTCTGAAGGTAGTGATGTGTGCTTTGCTGGCAGTCTGTCTGGCAGATGCACAGGTAAAATGATAGTACTTGAGTCACTAACAATGAATGACTGTTTTATGTCATGAGATTGGAGGCTGCCTTTGCTATGTGTTACAGTGGCGGAAATAAAGTCAGAAAACGCAGATGCCAGAGCATAATCTGCACCACACTaacaatattgtgatattacaTTGATGTCAAAGTTGCTGTGtcgtaatatatatatatatatatatacacacatatatatatatacatacatggcCCTCAGACCAAATTTAACCGGCCCTCAgcttgtcttttaaaatatactttatgaAAACCATAATATTGGTTAATCCagcaagatcactttgcatttattttctgtcacctCACATGGTCAGACAATCATACATTTGGATATGCACCAAGGAGAAACTGCGTAGGCAAAACTAATTTGTTTCCATAAACAGATGGTAAGTAAGCAAAGTCATTGTTATCTATTGTCAGATATTTCCTGTTGGGTAGCAGACATGACCAtggcaaagaagcaaaaattgACGAGGGCTGTTGCTTTCAGTAGTGGTGgaaagttgaatattttttcaattaatgaTAAAACAGTTGCGTTCGTGTAAttcttatgtgtttttttttaataactcatATGTTGcgagaagcagctggcccccaggaattttcacattatttaatctggcccccattcaaaagAGTCTGGACACTGCTACCCCAAGGGAGTCGCATATATTGAAAATGGTCCTTCCAATGTAAAATTGGTCATTACGGCCCTGCTACAAATATATGACACCTGACTTTATCTCTTCTTCTAAGTTAGCCAAATACCTGACAGGTACTTTATTTGATCTCCTCATTAATGATATCTTAACAACTCTGAAGCATACCACAGTTGTTGCACTATTGCACAATGTTGGAAAATCCTGACCTGCTCTATCAGCCAGGAAACTTACCCAACAGTCAGTAACTGATGATACCAAATACTCACAAGCACATACAGTTTTATTCATGCAACATTGGCTGTAGTCAAAGCAACAacctatatttttttccaaatgttacaTTATCTATTCATTCTTTGTATTTTGCTATTTAATGTTTAAGCAGAAATAAGCACACCTAGAAAATAGGCGCATGTGCTCGGTGAAAACCCCATTCATCAGACTGTCAGCAAGGTTGTCAATACAACCCATCTGTGAATCAAGTAAGCGTAATGGTTTTCATCCTCCCTGTTGCTTTGGTTATGGGCTGAATATACAGAAGCAAAACTGCATTCACCACAGCTCTGGTAACACGTTATTAGCCCAGAGAAACGTGTAATCACAGTAATGACAAGTCTAATTGTTAGAGAGCTGCGACCACGTGCAATTTGTTCTGCGGCACTACATTTGAAGCTAAAGGATTCATCTCATAGTTCATGTCTTATACAGATATTTAGTACAGTCTGCCagtgaaaagttaaataatatCTAAGATCAATCGGAGAGCTTGGGAAATCTTACTGAGCATGCATCCCATTTATTTCCATTGCTACCTCTTATTGTAAtacctctgtttgtttgttttaatttattaaatacaaTAGTATAGTAAGCTTAGGTCTGTATCTTGACAATAATTAGCCAGCTGCCACTGCTGTCATTGCTGTCACTCTTCTCTGTCTCCACTTCTATCTCAGGCACGCGTCTGTGTTCCTGGAAAGAGGTCCCCACCGTATCGGCAGTGTTTATAAGAAGGCTATGTTCCGACAGTACACAGATGCTACGTTCAGCCACCTGGCACCCCGACCCACCTGGCTAGGCTTCCTGGGGCCCATACTGCGAGCTGAGGTTGATGACATCATTGTGGT
This genomic window from Plectropomus leopardus isolate mb chromosome 13, YSFRI_Pleo_2.0, whole genome shotgun sequence contains:
- the tmem135 gene encoding transmembrane protein 135 — protein: MAAFSKIPHSCYEIGHTWDPSCVQSAVDVARGALEVSFKIYAPLYLIAAVLRRRKKDYYLKRLLPEILWSTSFLTANGGLYIVFFCILRKLLGGFYSWSAGFGSALPASYMAILLERKSRRGLLTIYMTNLATETLFRMAVTRGIIKPIKHGEVLLFCTTASLFMFFFRSKDGLKGFAFSALKFIIGKEEIPTHSVLAEQVYIRPPERTAAIETEDSQASAERPSSRGKTLIAYTRELIESLCKKGPRHRCCKHYEDNCISYCVKGFVRMFSVGYLIQCCLKVPSAFRHMFTKPSRLASLFYNKENFQLGAFLGSFVSIYKGTSCLLRWLRNIDDELHALIAGFLAGMSMFFYKSTTISMYLFSKLVETMYFKGIEAGRFPYFPHADTVIYAISTAICFQAAVMEVQNLRPSYWKFLLRLTKGRFALMNRQLLDVFGTQASRDFKGFVPKLDPRFMTVLPPGADIQLG